A single window of Paenibacillus sp. FSL H8-0537 DNA harbors:
- a CDS encoding iron-siderophore ABC transporter substrate-binding protein produces the protein MLVRAIDKKHRFTIYFAGFMIMLLILSGCGNAAAGGTNAASPTASPESTSSTEPAATTRVVKDTYGDVEVPANPARVVVLDIGALDNLLEMGIKPVGAPSILAAGDPYPAYLTGTDGIENIGSVNEPNLEAIDALKPDLIIGNKDTHDAIHDQLAQIAPTVFVETLGVTWKENLQLHAEAVNKQAEGTKLLEAYTQKINELKAKVEGKEVSLFRPRQDKIQIYLEGTFAGGIMKETGIVRPAAQTDEGFSKDLTEEQIADLDGNVILWFDREKDAFAKLESSPLWKSLLGAQNNSVHPVDWEYWMSGLGIQAATKVADDLNTYVAG, from the coding sequence ATGCTAGTAAGAGCTATAGACAAAAAACACCGTTTTACGATTTATTTTGCAGGGTTCATGATTATGCTCCTCATTTTATCAGGCTGCGGCAATGCGGCTGCTGGTGGAACAAATGCCGCTTCACCAACTGCTTCACCTGAAAGCACAAGCAGCACGGAGCCAGCGGCAACGACCCGAGTGGTCAAGGATACATATGGCGATGTTGAAGTTCCTGCAAATCCAGCGCGTGTTGTTGTGCTTGATATCGGCGCTCTGGACAATTTGCTGGAGATGGGCATCAAACCAGTCGGAGCTCCATCGATTTTGGCTGCTGGTGATCCCTATCCTGCCTATTTGACGGGAACGGATGGCATTGAAAATATTGGATCGGTCAATGAGCCTAATCTGGAAGCGATTGATGCATTGAAACCGGATTTGATTATTGGAAATAAAGATACACATGATGCGATTCATGATCAGCTGGCGCAAATTGCCCCAACCGTATTCGTAGAAACGCTTGGGGTAACGTGGAAGGAAAACTTGCAGCTGCATGCCGAAGCCGTGAATAAGCAGGCTGAAGGAACAAAGCTGCTGGAGGCTTACACGCAAAAAATAAATGAGCTGAAAGCAAAGGTCGAGGGCAAGGAAGTATCGCTCTTCCGTCCGCGCCAGGATAAAATCCAAATTTATTTGGAAGGGACATTTGCCGGCGGTATTATGAAGGAAACGGGCATCGTCCGTCCGGCCGCGCAAACCGATGAAGGGTTCTCCAAAGATTTAACGGAGGAGCAGATCGCTGATCTTGATGGAAATGTTATACTATGGTTTGACCGGGAGAAGGATGCCTTTGCCAAGCTGGAAAGCAGTCCGCTATGGAAAAGCTTACTGGGTGCTCAAAATAATAGCGTTCATCCGGTAGATTGGGAATATTGGATGAGTGGCCTAGGCATTCAGGCCGCTACAAAAGTGGCAGATGATTTAAACACCTACGTTGCAGGTTAA
- a CDS encoding IucA/IucC family protein, giving the protein MGNVHTEALTATPTEGAMQEHHYALAMRSPHFVQVRRRIFRQLVQSMLYEGIVDGLKPAPDNRWSCEIHGVSQSGEAVAYICEGTRHLTFDRLRMDAQPLRRRMNNSEREADSLALFLLETAAGSGADEARTLHFIQELEQTLINDTLAQYERHQAAIPIHQQPYEDWESLIMDGHPYHPSYKSRIGFNVSDHWAYGPEFAKPIEPIWVAVQRKFARTSCSAKLKNASFSQMDLNEWVSAQLDESSRSKFAAYFKQAGIEASDYVLLPVHPWQWNNKLTSVFAAQIRAGEMILLGTAGERYTAQQSIRTLANRTAPHKAYVKLALSILNTSTGRILAPHTVENAPLITDWLQGMAAEDSYLRDHLRVILLGEIAGTAYVNADIPAALQPQAYGVLACIWRESLHPLLLPEESAVPFNALCATDLNGEPIIDPWIKRHGAENWLTELLGASVRPIIHFLFAHGIAIESHAQNMILIHQAGLPQRVALKDFHDGIRFMKAALAQPDKCPQLVQVPEYHQRVNRNSFLETDDPAAVRDFVHDAFFFINLGELALFMEEHYGFAEEKFWHLVKQIIVEYQQQFPEYAEQFERFSLFDAVIGVEQLTKRRLFPDNELRIHQVRNPLADK; this is encoded by the coding sequence ATGGGAAACGTTCATACAGAAGCTTTAACAGCAACGCCGACAGAGGGAGCGATGCAGGAACACCATTATGCGCTTGCGATGCGCTCACCTCATTTTGTGCAGGTAAGACGCCGGATTTTCCGGCAGCTGGTTCAGTCCATGCTCTATGAAGGCATTGTCGACGGCTTGAAGCCTGCGCCGGATAATCGCTGGTCCTGTGAAATTCATGGGGTGAGCCAAAGCGGGGAAGCGGTCGCTTATATTTGCGAGGGCACGCGGCATCTGACGTTCGACCGCTTGCGAATGGATGCTCAGCCACTGCGGCGCAGAATGAATAATAGCGAACGGGAAGCTGATTCGCTCGCGCTGTTTCTACTTGAGACTGCCGCTGGGAGCGGAGCGGATGAGGCGAGGACGCTTCATTTTATCCAAGAGCTTGAACAGACGTTAATCAACGATACGCTTGCCCAATATGAACGGCACCAGGCGGCGATCCCTATCCATCAGCAGCCTTATGAGGATTGGGAAAGCTTGATAATGGATGGGCATCCGTATCATCCGAGCTACAAATCACGTATAGGCTTTAATGTTTCGGATCATTGGGCGTATGGACCGGAGTTTGCTAAGCCAATCGAGCCTATTTGGGTAGCCGTACAGCGGAAGTTCGCGCGGACAAGCTGCTCAGCGAAGCTCAAAAACGCCTCTTTTTCGCAGATGGACCTGAACGAATGGGTCAGCGCACAGCTGGATGAGAGCAGCCGGTCCAAATTTGCCGCTTATTTCAAGCAGGCCGGCATTGAGGCAAGCGACTATGTGCTGCTTCCCGTCCATCCGTGGCAATGGAACAATAAATTAACCTCGGTATTCGCAGCGCAAATTCGCGCGGGAGAAATGATACTGCTAGGCACTGCTGGTGAGCGTTATACCGCCCAGCAGTCGATTCGTACACTTGCCAATCGGACTGCTCCCCATAAAGCCTATGTCAAGCTGGCCTTGAGTATTTTAAACACATCAACCGGAAGGATTCTGGCTCCGCATACAGTTGAAAATGCACCGCTCATTACGGATTGGCTGCAAGGCATGGCAGCTGAAGACAGCTATTTGCGCGACCACTTGCGCGTCATTCTCTTAGGCGAGATTGCGGGTACAGCCTATGTCAATGCCGACATTCCTGCTGCTTTGCAACCGCAAGCCTATGGCGTGCTCGCCTGCATATGGCGGGAAAGCCTGCATCCGCTGCTGCTGCCGGAAGAATCAGCGGTACCATTCAATGCTTTATGTGCCACAGATTTGAACGGCGAACCCATCATAGATCCGTGGATTAAGCGGCATGGAGCAGAGAACTGGCTGACTGAGCTGCTGGGCGCGAGCGTACGCCCGATTATTCATTTTCTGTTTGCCCATGGCATCGCTATCGAATCTCATGCCCAAAATATGATACTGATCCATCAAGCGGGACTACCGCAGCGGGTTGCACTGAAGGATTTTCATGACGGCATCCGGTTTATGAAAGCAGCTCTTGCTCAGCCGGATAAGTGCCCGCAGCTTGTGCAAGTGCCGGAATATCATCAGCGGGTCAATCGCAATTCGTTTTTGGAAACGGATGATCCGGCAGCTGTGCGCGATTTCGTCCATGATGCCTTTTTCTTTATTAACTTAGGGGAACTGGCGTTGTTTATGGAGGAGCATTATGGCTTCGCCGAGGAGAAGTTTTGGCATCTGGTTAAACAGATTATTGTGGAGTACCAGCAGCAGTTTCCAGAGTATGCCGAGCAGTTTGAACGTTTCTCTCTATTCGATGCGGTCATAGGCGTTGAGCAATTGACGAAAAGAAGGCTATTCCCAGATAATGAGCTGCGCATCCATCAAGTACGCAATCCATTAGCTGATAAATAA
- the sbnB gene encoding 2,3-diaminopropionate biosynthesis protein SbnB yields the protein MSQVQEHEILYLSKQHIVELGGTHSAPYVAAVTRAFELHAKGEYMQPLKPYLRVNGDAGHIADRIIAMPAYVGGEVAVSGLKWIGSKHDNPAKRNKERASALIILNDPESNYPIAVMEGSLISGMRTAAVTVIGAKHLAKKGFGAVSVIGCGVIAKMQITSLVEQFAAIHTVRLFDLNRGNAELLAAELREQFKQVDFKVEESAEQAVRQAEVLVTATVASAPYIPYEWLNKGTFISNISIMDVHKDVFVLADKVVVDDWDQSNREKKTINQLVLEGRFSREQLHAEMGEIVIGSKPGRESDDEIILLNPMGMAVEDISSAAEIYAQAVQKGIGTRLCL from the coding sequence ATGAGCCAGGTACAGGAACATGAAATTTTATATTTAAGCAAGCAGCATATTGTGGAGCTTGGAGGAACGCATTCAGCGCCATATGTCGCAGCGGTAACCCGGGCGTTTGAACTGCATGCAAAGGGGGAATATATGCAGCCGCTAAAACCGTATTTGCGGGTGAACGGGGACGCAGGCCATATTGCCGATCGTATTATTGCTATGCCTGCTTATGTCGGTGGCGAAGTTGCCGTAAGTGGGCTGAAATGGATTGGCAGCAAGCACGATAACCCGGCGAAGCGCAACAAAGAACGGGCAAGCGCTCTTATTATTTTGAATGATCCCGAGTCCAATTATCCGATCGCCGTTATGGAGGGAAGTCTCATAAGCGGCATGCGCACAGCGGCGGTGACCGTCATTGGTGCAAAGCATTTAGCGAAAAAAGGTTTTGGTGCCGTTTCAGTCATCGGCTGCGGCGTCATTGCGAAGATGCAAATCACCTCCTTGGTGGAGCAATTTGCGGCGATTCACACCGTTCGTTTATTTGACCTGAATAGGGGGAATGCCGAGCTGCTGGCAGCTGAGCTGCGAGAGCAGTTCAAGCAGGTCGACTTCAAGGTGGAGGAATCGGCGGAGCAAGCCGTTCGGCAGGCGGAAGTACTCGTCACCGCAACAGTAGCCTCAGCGCCGTATATTCCATACGAATGGCTGAATAAAGGCACGTTCATCAGCAATATCTCGATTATGGATGTGCATAAGGACGTATTCGTTCTTGCGGATAAAGTCGTTGTCGACGATTGGGATCAATCCAACCGCGAGAAAAAAACGATCAATCAGCTCGTGCTGGAGGGCAGGTTTTCGCGTGAGCAGCTGCATGCTGAGATGGGTGAAATCGTAATTGGCAGCAAGCCGGGGCGCGAAAGCGATGATGAAATTATTTTGCTTAATCCGATGGGAATGGCGGTTGAGGATATTTCAAGCGCGGCGGAAATTTATGCGCAGGCCGTGCAGAAAGGAATAGGTACGCGTCTATGTCTATAA
- a CDS encoding type III PLP-dependent enzyme, which yields MSITSSGVRSEIQSIVPYIQKLKAEQPGLLCAYLRDMDALSSHVRERVQTLPRRCKLFYAIKANSEREVLAALAEIVHGFEVASLGEIRKVREISSRIPILFGGPGKTEEELEGAMEYGVSLVHVESGHELNKLNAIAERRGMVAPVLLRINLRGPLPQAKLAMGGKPTQFGIDEESLPEVMGQLQRLRHVRVEGFHFHSLSNNLDAEQHVRLVEYYCTLSRQWAAKYGLTLNYINAGGGIGVNYADLDRQFNWTEFVSGLEPMLGRELEPTTTILFECGRYLTASSGYYAVEVLDIKRNHGKDYVIIRGGTHHFRLPVSWNHSHPFERIAIEHWPHSYERPALYDGTATIVGQLCTPKDVLAQDVEMKEVRVGDVLLFRYAGAYGWAISHHDFLSHPHPEHIYVEELSTLFGGAL from the coding sequence ATGTCTATAACCTCAAGCGGCGTACGTTCAGAAATCCAGAGCATCGTTCCTTATATTCAAAAGCTGAAGGCGGAGCAGCCCGGCCTATTATGTGCATATCTACGTGACATGGATGCCTTGAGCAGTCATGTGAGGGAGCGAGTGCAAACGCTGCCCCGGCGCTGCAAGCTGTTTTATGCGATTAAAGCAAACTCGGAGCGTGAGGTGCTTGCTGCACTCGCTGAAATTGTGCACGGTTTTGAGGTCGCATCGCTAGGCGAAATCAGAAAAGTGCGCGAAATATCCTCGAGAATTCCGATTTTATTCGGCGGACCCGGAAAGACGGAGGAGGAGCTGGAAGGCGCAATGGAATACGGCGTCAGTCTCGTTCATGTGGAGAGCGGTCATGAGCTGAATAAGCTGAATGCGATTGCTGAAAGGCGAGGCATGGTGGCACCGGTTCTGCTGCGCATTAATTTGCGGGGCCCACTTCCGCAAGCGAAGCTGGCGATGGGTGGAAAGCCAACTCAGTTCGGCATTGACGAGGAGTCGCTGCCGGAGGTTATGGGGCAATTGCAGAGGCTGCGGCATGTCCGAGTGGAAGGATTCCATTTTCACTCCCTATCGAATAATTTGGATGCGGAGCAGCATGTTCGCCTGGTTGAATATTATTGCACCTTATCACGGCAGTGGGCTGCAAAATATGGCTTGACCTTAAATTATATCAATGCGGGCGGCGGCATCGGTGTCAATTATGCGGATTTGGATCGGCAGTTTAATTGGACCGAGTTTGTTAGCGGGCTTGAGCCGATGCTAGGCAGGGAGCTGGAGCCTACGACCACAATCCTGTTTGAATGCGGGCGTTACCTCACCGCGTCCAGCGGGTATTATGCCGTCGAGGTGCTGGATATTAAGCGGAATCACGGGAAGGATTATGTCATTATTCGAGGAGGCACTCATCATTTTCGGCTGCCTGTTTCCTGGAATCACAGCCATCCGTTCGAGCGGATCGCCATTGAACATTGGCCGCATTCCTATGAGCGGCCGGCGCTTTATGACGGTACGGCGACAATAGTCGGCCAGCTATGTACGCCAAAGGATGTGCTGGCGCAAGATGTTGAAATGAAAGAGGTACGTGTAGGTGATGTATTGCTGTTTCGTTATGCGGGCGCATATGGCTGGGCGATTTCGCATCATGACTTTTTGAGCCATCCGCACCCTGAGCATATTTATGTCGAAGAGCTGAGCACTCTTTTTGGAGGTGCCCTATGA
- a CDS encoding MFS transporter: protein MQQLSWNRSVRILWGGRFLSSAGLTGISPFIPYYMESLQAGSPSQVLMWTGLAVSAPAVSYALLTPLWGKLGDRWSRKWMVVRALLGLALSMFLMSIAATPFQFFLFRLCQGAFGGISDASSAFIGTHAPPKRQGFALGQMERASAAGLLVGPLLGGICVNTWGSGPLLFITASLTASFALIAAFVLPGSAHEKPKAAIPTSKRNGIFAAFAALLKHPVARSFIAAGILFKLADFATFTIFTPYMRELLDSPAKAATAVGILIAASSAGELIGGPWWGKRNDNHQPARNFTAAGLLCALCIIAQMLPFGVIWLFIVRFLQGFFYSALLQTVMLSVLKTSSDHDRGVKIGATNSLLMAGQISGPTIGVFIGAQFGLSSVFLVMGGFMLLASMLVWLPAAHIRRQNRFSTH, encoded by the coding sequence ATGCAGCAATTATCTTGGAATAGAAGTGTGCGTATATTATGGGGAGGGCGGTTTCTTTCCAGCGCCGGCTTGACGGGGATCAGCCCGTTTATTCCGTACTACATGGAGTCGCTTCAGGCTGGAAGCCCGTCCCAGGTTCTCATGTGGACGGGGCTTGCCGTATCTGCGCCAGCGGTCTCTTATGCGCTGCTGACTCCGTTGTGGGGAAAGCTTGGCGACCGCTGGAGCCGGAAATGGATGGTCGTCAGAGCTTTGCTCGGGCTCGCGCTAAGCATGTTTCTGATGTCCATTGCCGCTACGCCGTTTCAATTTTTTCTGTTTCGGCTGTGCCAAGGCGCATTCGGCGGCATCTCCGACGCAAGCAGTGCGTTCATCGGAACCCATGCTCCGCCTAAAAGGCAGGGCTTCGCGCTTGGGCAAATGGAACGCGCTTCCGCAGCTGGCTTGCTCGTTGGCCCTCTGCTCGGAGGCATTTGCGTTAATACATGGGGAAGCGGCCCTCTGCTGTTCATAACTGCCTCTTTAACCGCTTCCTTTGCCCTGATTGCTGCCTTTGTTTTACCTGGATCTGCACATGAAAAGCCGAAAGCTGCGATTCCCACGTCTAAGCGGAATGGTATATTCGCTGCTTTCGCAGCGCTGCTAAAGCATCCTGTAGCACGCTCCTTTATCGCTGCCGGCATTTTGTTCAAGCTTGCGGACTTCGCAACCTTTACGATTTTCACGCCGTATATGCGGGAGCTGCTTGATTCTCCCGCTAAAGCGGCGACGGCGGTAGGCATACTCATCGCCGCTTCTTCTGCCGGAGAATTAATAGGCGGCCCATGGTGGGGAAAAAGAAATGATAACCACCAGCCCGCGCGTAATTTCACCGCAGCCGGACTGTTATGTGCTCTTTGCATCATCGCCCAGATGCTGCCCTTTGGCGTTATTTGGCTATTTATTGTCCGCTTTCTGCAAGGTTTTTTTTACAGTGCCTTATTGCAAACCGTCATGCTGTCCGTCCTCAAAACCTCATCCGATCATGATAGAGGCGTTAAAATCGGGGCAACGAACAGCCTCCTCATGGCAGGACAAATATCAGGTCCAACCATCGGCGTCTTTATTGGGGCCCAATTTGGCCTTTCCTCCGTTTTTTTGGTCATGGGAGGCTTCATGCTGCTCGCCTCTATGTTAGTCTGGTTACCCGCTGCCCATATCCGGCGGCAAAATCGTTTTTCTACCCATTAG
- a CDS encoding IucA/IucC family protein: MSHISLQLLHSNELIQARRRIFRQLIESLLYEQIVTGPAIANGAETEYELYGKADSGEQVAYRFKASRKKSYGRIRLSDEPVLRCAAGQAVEADSLPRFLLEIAPAIGTTEALLSVFIDEIQQTLLKDTMALQQLKALQQHKPADYDDWESYVQAGHPYHPCYKSRIGFTLEDNLAYGPEFKPELHLAWVAVHQTSASFSISHELDLTSYLQHELGADYAAFQAKIEAAGKNSGEYMLLPVHPWQWERFAAIAFFEKLETQEIIYLGYGSDGYVPQQSIRTLSNRSDSSKAYVKLPLSITNTSSGRILAQHTLLNAARISDWLGEVAASDAFLRDELRLIMLKEVLGVSYQHQKLPNLLEQKVYGTLGAIWRESLHPYLESGEEALPFGALCYLQTDGTPVIEEWIQKHGLEDWVKKLISVTVLPLIHLLYAHGTALESHAQNMIIVLERGLPTRVALKDFHDGIRYSPAVSHPLGYPDIMYPPANHQRVNRNSFIAKEDVKEVKDFLLDALMFINLTELAFFLEKHYGLAEAAWWEMTAKIIAGYQEKFPELGERFETFDLFAADIEVEQLTKRRLYEGPKDCVHSVSNPLHAYQPKHYTVAGE; the protein is encoded by the coding sequence ATGAGCCATATTAGTTTGCAATTGCTGCACTCGAATGAGCTGATTCAAGCAAGAAGGCGAATCTTCCGCCAACTGATAGAGTCGCTGCTGTATGAGCAAATTGTAACCGGGCCTGCCATCGCAAACGGTGCAGAAACGGAATATGAGCTTTACGGAAAGGCTGACTCTGGCGAGCAGGTCGCTTATCGGTTTAAAGCTTCTCGTAAAAAAAGCTATGGTCGTATCCGCTTGTCGGATGAGCCTGTTTTACGCTGTGCGGCAGGTCAAGCTGTAGAGGCGGATTCTCTCCCTCGTTTTCTGCTGGAAATCGCACCGGCTATAGGCACGACAGAGGCGCTGCTGTCCGTCTTTATCGATGAAATCCAGCAAACGCTGCTGAAAGATACGATGGCCCTCCAGCAGCTGAAGGCATTGCAGCAGCATAAGCCAGCGGATTATGACGACTGGGAGAGTTATGTGCAAGCGGGCCATCCGTATCATCCCTGCTATAAATCTAGAATTGGCTTTACGCTGGAGGACAATTTGGCCTATGGCCCGGAATTTAAGCCGGAGCTGCACTTGGCTTGGGTAGCTGTGCACCAGACATCTGCGAGTTTTTCAATTTCTCATGAGCTTGATTTGACCAGCTATTTGCAGCATGAGCTCGGAGCCGATTATGCGGCATTCCAAGCGAAAATAGAGGCGGCGGGTAAAAATTCCGGCGAATATATGCTGCTGCCTGTCCACCCCTGGCAGTGGGAGCGGTTTGCGGCTATTGCATTTTTTGAGAAGCTGGAGACGCAAGAAATAATTTATTTAGGCTATGGAAGCGATGGATATGTTCCGCAGCAGTCCATTCGCACACTTAGCAATCGCTCAGATAGCTCCAAGGCGTATGTCAAGCTGCCGCTAAGTATTACAAATACGTCCTCCGGCCGTATTTTGGCCCAGCATACGCTGCTTAATGCGGCACGCATATCAGATTGGCTGGGCGAGGTGGCGGCAAGCGATGCTTTTTTACGTGATGAGCTCCGGCTCATTATGCTGAAGGAGGTGCTGGGTGTTTCTTATCAGCATCAGAAGCTGCCAAATCTGCTTGAGCAAAAGGTTTATGGCACCCTTGGCGCCATCTGGCGCGAAAGCCTGCATCCGTATTTGGAGTCAGGCGAGGAAGCACTTCCGTTTGGGGCCTTGTGTTATCTGCAAACAGACGGGACGCCGGTCATTGAGGAATGGATTCAGAAGCATGGCTTGGAGGACTGGGTGAAAAAGCTGATCAGTGTGACAGTCCTTCCTCTAATTCATCTGCTGTATGCGCATGGAACGGCGCTGGAGTCTCATGCGCAAAATATGATTATTGTATTGGAGCGGGGACTGCCGACACGTGTGGCACTGAAGGATTTTCACGATGGCATTCGCTATTCGCCCGCTGTTTCCCACCCGCTAGGCTATCCGGACATTATGTACCCTCCAGCCAATCATCAACGCGTCAATCGCAATTCATTTATTGCGAAGGAGGATGTTAAAGAGGTCAAAGACTTTTTGCTTGATGCGCTTATGTTTATTAATTTAACCGAGCTGGCCTTTTTTCTGGAGAAGCATTATGGCTTGGCGGAAGCAGCCTGGTGGGAGATGACGGCTAAAATTATCGCAGGCTATCAGGAGAAATTTCCTGAGCTTGGTGAACGATTTGAAACATTTGATCTATTTGCAGCAGATATCGAGGTGGAACAGCTGACGAAACGCCGATTGTACGAGGGGCCGAAGGATTGCGTTCACAGCGTAAGCAATCCGCTGCATGCCTACCAGCCGAAGCACTACACAGTAGCAGGGGAGTGA
- the sbnA gene encoding 2,3-diaminopropionate biosynthesis protein SbnA, which yields MEQNALQVKERSPKIANTIIDCIGRTPLVRLNSLFGSHGASIFAKLEMMNPGGSMKDRPARYIIEKGLREGTIQANTHLIESTSGNLGIGLALAAKMYGLKFTCVVDPKITSTNLRMITYLGAHIDMVKEPDEYGSYLQSRISRVKELVSQDCNAYWINQYANPLNWEAHYYGAGEEIVEQMDSPIDYLVCAVSTTGSILGISRRVKEAFPRAKIIAVDAVGSIIFGTPPAQRELPGIGANRVPELFASLEVDQVIHVNDRESVQGCRKLLEREGIFAGGSSGSLVAALQKLLPTLPPAANVVTVLPDRGERYLDTVYDERWVEQLPQGHHAAEQNQYEPGVINE from the coding sequence ATGGAACAAAACGCTTTGCAGGTTAAAGAAAGGTCGCCGAAAATCGCCAATACGATCATCGATTGCATTGGACGAACGCCATTAGTTCGCCTGAATTCTCTGTTTGGTTCGCACGGGGCATCTATTTTCGCCAAGCTAGAGATGATGAACCCCGGCGGCAGCATGAAGGATCGCCCTGCCCGCTACATTATCGAGAAGGGGCTGAGGGAAGGAACGATTCAGGCCAATACCCATCTAATCGAGAGCACGTCTGGTAATCTGGGCATTGGCCTGGCACTTGCTGCCAAGATGTATGGGCTAAAGTTCACCTGTGTGGTAGATCCGAAAATTACCTCGACCAATTTACGAATGATTACCTACCTGGGTGCCCATATCGACATGGTTAAGGAGCCTGATGAATACGGCAGTTACTTGCAATCGCGAATAAGCAGAGTGAAGGAGCTTGTGAGCCAAGATTGCAATGCTTACTGGATCAATCAATATGCGAACCCGCTTAACTGGGAAGCGCATTATTATGGGGCTGGAGAGGAAATCGTGGAGCAAATGGACAGCCCAATCGATTATTTAGTATGCGCTGTGAGTACAACAGGCAGTATACTCGGAATTTCACGCCGCGTAAAGGAGGCATTTCCGCGGGCTAAAATTATCGCGGTAGATGCGGTAGGCTCAATTATTTTCGGAACACCGCCTGCACAGCGTGAGCTTCCCGGCATCGGAGCAAACCGTGTCCCTGAATTATTTGCTTCTCTTGAGGTCGATCAGGTCATCCACGTCAATGATCGCGAATCTGTGCAGGGCTGCCGAAAATTGCTGGAGCGCGAAGGGATTTTTGCAGGCGGATCATCAGGCTCTCTTGTAGCTGCTTTGCAAAAGCTGCTTCCGACCTTGCCGCCAGCGGCGAACGTAGTAACTGTGCTCCCAGACCGGGGAGAACGCTATTTGGATACCGTTTACGATGAGCGATGGGTAGAGCAGTTGCCGCAAGGCCATCATGCAGCAGAGCAAAACCAATATGAGCCAGGAGTGATCAACGAATGA